In one window of Eggerthella guodeyinii DNA:
- a CDS encoding response regulator transcription factor yields MFTMLVVEDDHDLCELYGTVLEERGWRAVTAENGRAALEAMQREPIDLVITDLMLPEVDGFQLTARLRAEHPELPILMITARGAAADKRRGFAHGTDDYMVKPIDVNEMVWRIDALLRRARIARERVVRLGATTLDIDAMELVRDGARETLPCKEFLLLCKLASSPNRVFTRRQIMDEVWGVDSQVGAHTLDVHVNRLRERLKDNPDISIATVRGLGYKAVSS; encoded by the coding sequence ATGTTCACGATGCTGGTGGTGGAAGACGATCACGATCTGTGCGAGCTGTACGGCACGGTGCTCGAGGAGCGCGGATGGCGCGCCGTCACGGCCGAGAACGGGCGCGCGGCGCTCGAGGCCATGCAGCGCGAGCCGATCGACCTCGTGATCACCGACCTCATGCTGCCGGAGGTGGACGGGTTCCAGCTGACCGCCCGGTTGCGCGCCGAGCACCCCGAGCTTCCCATCCTCATGATCACCGCGCGCGGCGCGGCGGCCGACAAGCGGCGCGGGTTCGCGCACGGCACCGACGACTACATGGTGAAGCCCATCGACGTCAACGAGATGGTGTGGCGCATCGATGCGCTGCTGCGCCGGGCGCGCATCGCGCGCGAGCGGGTGGTGCGCCTCGGCGCGACGACGCTCGACATCGACGCGATGGAGCTCGTGCGCGACGGCGCGCGCGAGACGCTGCCTTGCAAGGAGTTCCTGCTGCTGTGCAAGCTGGCCTCGTCGCCGAACCGGGTGTTCACGCGCCGCCAGATCATGGACGAAGTGTGGGGCGTCGACTCCCAGGTGGGAGCGCACACGCTGGACGTGCACGTGAACCGGCTGCGCGAGCGGCTCAAGGACAATCCCGACATCAGCATCGCCACGGTGCGCGGGCTGGGGTACAAGGCGGTGAGCTCGTGA
- the dnaK gene encoding molecular chaperone DnaK — translation MATIGIDLGTTNSCAATVEGGRPVIVPNAEGERTTPSVIAFSKEGERLVGTIACRQAAVNPDRTIESVKRHMGSDWRATVDGKAYSPQELSAMILRKLRRDAEAFLGQDVPQAVITVPAYFDDAQRQATKDAGRIAGLDVLRIINEPTAAALAYGLDNGTPQKVMVYDLGGGTFDVSVIEIGDNVIEVLATSGDNHLGGDDFDERVAAYLLDAFQREHGIDLRRDQTALQRVTEAAREAKKELSSLDTAHVNLPFLAQGSSGPLHLETTLTRAAFNDMTRDLVERTSNPVQTALNDAGIAASELGCVLLVGGSTRIPAVQDHVRKLTGKEPSASINPDECVAMGAAIQGATLSGTSTGLVKADNSILLLDVTPLSLSIETVGGVATRLVERNTTLPVNYSQVFSTAAAFQTSVEIHVLQGERPMAKDNKSIGTFKLKGIKRAPAGVPQIEVTFDIDANGILTVSAKDLDTGKQQSITIDDSGRMSDDDIERAIRDAEQYASQDNERREAMAAREEAQSLLNEVDRALGQVGKQLEKDEKKQVKADAETLRKALSKRPAGFGKKAREAEAASVDDVSDIKAAAERLRASSAHVRELLGQQG, via the coding sequence ATGGCAACGATCGGCATCGACTTAGGAACGACGAACAGCTGCGCGGCGACGGTGGAGGGCGGCCGGCCCGTCATCGTGCCGAACGCGGAAGGGGAGCGCACCACGCCGAGCGTGATCGCGTTCTCGAAGGAGGGCGAGCGCCTGGTGGGAACCATCGCGTGCCGCCAGGCGGCGGTGAACCCCGACCGCACCATCGAGTCGGTCAAGCGCCATATGGGCAGCGACTGGCGCGCCACCGTGGACGGCAAAGCCTATTCGCCGCAGGAGCTGTCCGCCATGATACTGCGCAAGCTGCGCCGCGACGCGGAGGCGTTCCTCGGTCAGGATGTGCCGCAGGCGGTTATCACGGTGCCCGCGTACTTCGACGACGCGCAGCGCCAGGCCACGAAGGACGCCGGGCGCATCGCCGGTCTCGACGTGCTGCGCATCATCAACGAGCCCACGGCCGCCGCGCTGGCCTACGGGCTGGACAACGGCACGCCGCAGAAGGTGATGGTGTACGACCTGGGCGGCGGCACGTTCGACGTGTCGGTCATCGAGATCGGCGACAACGTCATCGAGGTGCTGGCCACGTCGGGCGACAACCACCTCGGCGGCGACGACTTCGACGAGCGCGTGGCGGCCTACCTGCTCGACGCGTTCCAGCGCGAGCACGGAATCGACCTGCGCCGCGACCAAACGGCCTTGCAGCGCGTCACCGAGGCGGCGCGCGAGGCGAAGAAGGAGCTTTCGTCGCTCGACACCGCGCACGTCAACCTTCCGTTCCTGGCGCAGGGTTCGTCGGGTCCGCTGCACCTCGAGACCACGCTCACGCGCGCCGCGTTCAACGACATGACGCGCGACCTGGTCGAACGCACGTCGAACCCCGTGCAGACCGCCCTCAACGACGCGGGCATCGCCGCCTCCGAGCTGGGATGCGTGCTGCTGGTGGGCGGCTCCACGCGCATTCCGGCCGTGCAGGATCACGTGCGCAAGCTCACGGGCAAGGAACCGTCCGCGTCCATCAACCCCGACGAATGCGTGGCCATGGGCGCCGCCATCCAGGGCGCGACGCTGTCGGGCACGTCGACGGGCCTGGTGAAAGCCGACAACAGCATCCTGCTGCTCGACGTGACGCCGCTCAGCCTGTCCATCGAGACGGTGGGAGGCGTGGCCACGCGCCTCGTGGAGCGCAACACCACGCTACCGGTGAACTACTCGCAGGTGTTCAGCACCGCCGCCGCCTTCCAGACCAGCGTGGAGATCCACGTGCTGCAGGGCGAGCGTCCCATGGCGAAGGATAACAAGTCCATCGGCACGTTCAAGCTGAAGGGCATCAAGCGCGCGCCGGCCGGCGTGCCGCAGATCGAGGTGACGTTCGACATCGACGCGAACGGCATCCTCACCGTGTCGGCGAAGGACCTGGATACGGGCAAGCAGCAGTCCATCACCATCGACGACTCGGGCCGCATGTCCGACGACGACATCGAGCGCGCCATCCGCGACGCCGAGCAGTACGCCTCCCAGGATAACGAGCGTCGCGAGGCCATGGCGGCCCGCGAGGAGGCTCAGAGCCTGCTGAACGAGGTGGACCGGGCGCTCGGTCAGGTGGGCAAGCAGCTGGAGAAGGACGAGAAGAAGCAGGTCAAGGCCGATGCCGAGACGCTGCGCAAGGCGTTGTCGAAGCGCCCCGCCGGTTTCGGCAAGAAGGCGCGCGAGGCCGAGGCGGCGTCGGTCGACGACGTGTCCGACATCAAGGCCGCCGCTGAGCGCTTGAGGGCATCGAGCGCCCACGTGCGCGAGCTGTTGGGCCAGCAAGGATAA
- a CDS encoding ABC transporter ATP-binding protein codes for MIEVKHLTRRYGSTLAVDDVSFSVERGAICGLLGPNGAGKSTTMNIMTGCLAATDGEVRYDGLEIYADKDQVKRRIGYLPEQPPLYGDMTVWEYLDFVARAKGLPRLQVMEEVKRTGFACGLEEVIGRPIKNLSKGYKQRVGIAQALIGDPDVVILDEPTVGLDPIQIIEIRDLVKRLGERHTVIVSSHILSEIRALCDHIVIISKGRVVADDTPENLEKLFAGSSTTVATVRTSEGTALSIASGVPHAGAVTCDPAAEEGAVDVRIEAADDADIRAAVSRAFAERDVALLQMVTSRASLEDVFVELTTETPEEVEAPC; via the coding sequence ATGATTGAGGTCAAGCATCTGACGAGAAGATACGGAAGCACCCTCGCCGTCGACGACGTCTCCTTTTCCGTGGAGCGTGGCGCGATCTGCGGGCTGCTGGGTCCCAACGGTGCGGGGAAATCCACGACGATGAACATCATGACCGGCTGCCTGGCCGCCACCGACGGCGAGGTACGCTACGACGGCCTGGAGATATACGCCGATAAAGACCAGGTGAAACGCAGGATCGGGTACTTGCCCGAGCAGCCGCCCCTCTACGGCGACATGACCGTGTGGGAGTACCTCGACTTCGTCGCCCGCGCGAAGGGCTTGCCGCGCCTGCAGGTGATGGAAGAGGTGAAGCGCACGGGGTTCGCCTGCGGGCTGGAAGAGGTGATCGGCCGCCCCATCAAGAACCTCTCGAAGGGCTACAAGCAGCGCGTGGGCATCGCGCAGGCGCTCATCGGCGACCCCGACGTCGTCATCCTCGACGAGCCCACCGTGGGCCTCGACCCCATCCAGATCATCGAGATCCGCGATCTGGTGAAGCGCTTGGGCGAGCGCCATACTGTGATCGTGAGCAGCCATATCCTGTCGGAGATCAGGGCGCTGTGCGATCACATCGTCATCATCTCGAAGGGGCGCGTGGTGGCCGACGACACGCCGGAAAACCTGGAGAAGCTGTTCGCCGGCTCCAGCACCACGGTGGCGACGGTGCGGACGAGCGAGGGCACCGCCCTCTCCATCGCCTCCGGCGTGCCCCATGCGGGCGCGGTGACCTGCGATCCCGCCGCCGAGGAGGGCGCCGTTGACGTGCGCATCGAGGCTGCGGACGATGCCGACATCCGTGCCGCGGTGTCCCGCGCGTTCGCCGAGCGCGACGTGGCGCTGCTGCAGATGGTGACGAGCCGCGCCTCGCTCGAGGACGTGTTCGTCGAGTTGACGACGGAAACCCCGGAGGAGGTGGAGGCGCCATGCTAG
- a CDS encoding DUF5685 family protein — protein sequence MFGYVVPSWEGLDDAERERYHAAYCGLCRAIGQRCGQRCRVALTYDLVFFALLLGSLYEPEERAGEGRCVPHPVKPHGFVSTACIDYAADVTVALAYYKALDDWNDDRSVRARAFAGALAGPYRGIHARNPRICEAVETGIADIGAIEAAARAAAATPGSEPPAPDAAANRFGVLMGELFVYRPDDFWADDLRRLGARLGKFVYVMDAAMDYEDDKASGSYNPLVDIEAGAEDVHEDLNLLMAGVAEAFERLPLERDLRLLRSVVYAGVWQKYHAKENDKEKRRG from the coding sequence ATGTTCGGTTACGTGGTGCCCAGTTGGGAGGGCTTGGACGACGCCGAGCGCGAGCGCTACCATGCCGCGTATTGCGGGCTGTGCCGTGCGATCGGGCAACGATGCGGGCAGCGTTGTCGCGTGGCGCTCACCTACGACCTGGTGTTTTTTGCGCTGTTGCTGGGCTCGTTGTACGAGCCGGAAGAACGCGCGGGCGAAGGTCGCTGCGTGCCCCATCCGGTGAAGCCGCACGGGTTCGTCAGCACCGCGTGCATCGACTATGCGGCCGACGTGACCGTGGCGCTGGCGTACTACAAGGCTCTCGACGACTGGAACGACGACCGCAGCGTGCGGGCGCGCGCGTTCGCCGGCGCGCTGGCCGGGCCGTATCGCGGCATTCACGCGCGGAACCCGCGCATCTGCGAGGCCGTTGAGACGGGCATTGCCGACATCGGCGCCATCGAGGCGGCCGCTCGTGCGGCGGCTGCGACACCGGGCAGCGAGCCGCCCGCGCCCGATGCGGCCGCTAACCGCTTCGGCGTGCTGATGGGCGAGCTGTTCGTCTACCGACCGGACGACTTCTGGGCCGACGACCTGCGGAGATTAGGTGCACGGTTGGGAAAGTTCGTGTACGTGATGGACGCGGCGATGGATTACGAGGACGATAAGGCCTCGGGCAGTTACAACCCGCTGGTGGATATCGAAGCCGGTGCGGAGGACGTGCACGAGGATTTGAACCTGCTCATGGCCGGCGTGGCCGAGGCATTCGAGCGACTGCCGCTCGAACGCGACCTGCGCTTGCTGCGCAGCGTGGTGTACGCGGGCGTGTGGCAGAAGTACCATGCGAAGGAAAACGACAAGGAGAAGCGCCGTGGTTGA
- a CDS encoding J domain-containing protein, which translates to MVENPYDVLGVSRDASADEVKKAYRKKARENHPDLNPNDPAAADRMNKINEAYDRIINPEKYAARDRRASAASGPQGGAGYGGSGGGSGQGQGQGAGGGSGYGTEGPYGWSGGFGFDFDDLFGFGGAGYGSREPIHPEAAAGDSVQMRNAVDAINAGRGQQAVDILNTVTSDGRTARWYYLSALANDAAGNTLMALEQIRRAVRMDPNNPDYQRAQRQFQQTGQTYQQESQSQGFSMGVDPGLICCGVWCLGPTLCRFCGMPF; encoded by the coding sequence GTGGTTGAGAACCCCTACGACGTGCTGGGCGTGAGCCGTGATGCGTCCGCCGACGAGGTGAAGAAGGCGTACCGCAAGAAGGCGCGCGAGAACCATCCCGACTTGAACCCGAACGATCCCGCTGCGGCGGATCGCATGAACAAGATCAACGAGGCGTACGACCGCATCATCAATCCCGAGAAGTACGCGGCGCGCGATCGTCGTGCGAGCGCGGCGTCGGGCCCGCAGGGCGGCGCGGGCTACGGCGGATCGGGAGGCGGATCGGGCCAAGGGCAGGGCCAGGGCGCGGGCGGCGGCTCCGGTTACGGCACGGAGGGCCCCTACGGCTGGTCGGGCGGCTTCGGCTTCGACTTCGACGACCTGTTCGGCTTCGGCGGCGCGGGCTACGGCAGCCGCGAGCCCATCCATCCCGAGGCGGCGGCGGGCGACAGCGTGCAGATGCGCAACGCCGTCGACGCCATCAATGCCGGGCGCGGGCAGCAGGCGGTCGACATCCTGAACACCGTGACGAGCGACGGCCGCACGGCGCGCTGGTACTACCTGAGCGCGCTCGCGAACGACGCTGCGGGCAACACGCTCATGGCGCTCGAGCAGATCAGGCGCGCGGTGCGCATGGATCCGAACAACCCGGACTACCAGCGCGCGCAGCGGCAGTTCCAGCAGACCGGGCAAACCTATCAGCAGGAGAGCCAGTCGCAAGGTTTCAGCATGGGCGTCGACCCCGGCCTCATCTGTTGCGGCGTTTGGTGCCTCGGCCCCACGCTGTGCCGCTTCTGCGGCATGCCGTTCTGA
- a CDS encoding ABC transporter permease, with product MLAIFSREVKSFFITMTGWVFVAFMLVFIGIYMMIYNLNYGYGNFEYVLSGLTFVYLMAVPLLTMRCFADERRQHTDQLLYALPLSSGKIVMGKYLAMLVVLAVPTVVSCTYPIIISLFGDVYLPTAYASILAFFLLGAALTAVGMFCSSLCESQVTAAVVCFIVLLVDYFISGLSSLVPSGVGSACFVVSVLIALGVVALIVLTKNGVFAVAVGVVAEVALLAVAAFNGSVLEGAVPDVLSGISLFERFSPFVEGVFDLASIAFFLAVTAAFAVLTVHCFEKRRWS from the coding sequence ATGCTAGCCATCTTCTCGCGCGAGGTGAAATCGTTCTTCATCACGATGACCGGATGGGTGTTCGTCGCATTCATGCTGGTGTTCATCGGCATCTACATGATGATCTACAACTTGAACTACGGGTACGGCAACTTCGAGTACGTGCTTTCGGGGCTGACGTTCGTGTACCTCATGGCGGTGCCGCTGCTCACCATGCGCTGCTTCGCGGACGAGCGCCGGCAGCACACCGACCAGCTGCTGTACGCGCTGCCGCTCTCGTCGGGCAAGATCGTGATGGGGAAGTACCTCGCCATGCTCGTGGTGCTGGCCGTGCCGACGGTGGTGTCGTGCACGTATCCCATCATCATCTCGCTGTTCGGCGACGTGTACCTTCCCACGGCCTACGCGAGCATCCTCGCGTTCTTCCTGCTGGGCGCGGCGCTGACGGCCGTCGGCATGTTCTGCTCGTCGCTGTGCGAGAGCCAGGTGACGGCTGCGGTCGTGTGCTTCATCGTGCTGCTGGTCGACTACTTCATCAGCGGTCTCTCGTCGTTGGTTCCCAGTGGCGTGGGCTCGGCGTGCTTCGTCGTGTCGGTGCTGATCGCGCTGGGCGTGGTGGCGCTCATCGTGCTCACGAAAAACGGCGTGTTCGCCGTGGCGGTGGGCGTGGTCGCCGAGGTCGCGCTGCTGGCGGTGGCCGCGTTCAACGGCTCGGTGCTGGAGGGCGCGGTGCCGGACGTGCTGTCGGGCATCTCGCTGTTCGAGCGGTTCTCGCCGTTCGTCGAGGGCGTGTTCGATCTTGCCTCTATCGCGTTCTTCCTCGCGGTGACGGCGGCCTTCGCGGTGCTGACGGTGCACTGCTTCGAGAAGAGGAGGTGGAGCTGA
- a CDS encoding HAMP domain-containing sensor histidine kinase has protein sequence MKREERERAEATEAKPAVNRTFKMATALSLVLFVTLALVTFAVVTASMMVDGSRSAGDGADEGALHNPLIGTAIASVVLGGALGTWQSRRIIAPVTEIGEAAKRVARGDFDVELHRSSSVREVRDMADNFTAMTRELAQTELLRTDFVSNVSHEFKTPLAAIEGYATLLESPTLSDERRAQCVAKIASNARRLSSLTDNVLRLSKLEREAALGDTQAFSLDEQIRACVLLLEDAWSARGIAVDVELEDVRLRGDEDLLAHVWTNLLGNAAKFAPDGGRVSVRLRRDGAFAEVTVADNGPGMDEQTQRRAFEKFYQGDASHASEGNGLGLPLAKRIVELHNGTLTATSAPAKGATFIARVPGAVGERAVF, from the coding sequence GTGAAGCGCGAGGAACGGGAGCGGGCCGAGGCGACGGAAGCGAAGCCCGCGGTGAACCGGACGTTCAAGATGGCCACCGCGCTCTCGCTCGTGCTGTTCGTGACGCTCGCGCTGGTCACGTTCGCGGTGGTGACGGCGTCGATGATGGTGGACGGCTCCCGCTCGGCCGGCGACGGCGCGGACGAAGGCGCGCTGCACAACCCCCTGATCGGCACCGCCATCGCCAGCGTGGTGCTGGGCGGCGCCCTCGGCACGTGGCAGAGCAGGCGCATCATCGCGCCCGTCACGGAAATCGGCGAAGCCGCCAAGCGCGTGGCGCGAGGCGACTTCGACGTCGAGCTGCACCGTTCGTCCAGCGTGCGCGAAGTGCGGGACATGGCCGACAACTTCACCGCCATGACCCGCGAGCTGGCGCAGACCGAGCTTCTGCGCACCGACTTCGTGAGCAACGTCTCGCACGAGTTCAAGACGCCGCTCGCCGCCATCGAGGGCTACGCGACGCTGCTGGAAAGCCCCACGCTCAGCGACGAGCGCCGGGCGCAGTGCGTCGCGAAAATCGCCTCGAACGCCCGGCGGCTCTCGTCGCTCACCGACAACGTGCTGCGCCTGTCGAAGCTGGAGCGCGAAGCCGCCCTGGGCGACACGCAGGCGTTTTCGCTCGACGAGCAGATCCGCGCATGCGTGCTGCTGCTCGAGGACGCCTGGAGCGCGCGCGGCATCGCCGTGGACGTGGAGCTCGAGGACGTGCGGCTGCGCGGCGACGAGGACCTGCTCGCCCACGTGTGGACGAACCTGCTGGGCAACGCGGCGAAGTTCGCTCCGGACGGCGGGCGGGTGAGCGTGCGGCTGCGGCGCGACGGCGCGTTCGCCGAGGTGACGGTCGCCGACAACGGCCCGGGCATGGACGAGCAGACGCAGCGCCGCGCCTTCGAGAAGTTCTACCAGGGCGACGCCTCCCACGCCAGCGAGGGCAACGGCCTCGGCCTCCCCCTCGCCAAGCGCATCGTCGAGCTGCACAACGGCACCCTCACCGCAACAAGCGCCCCCGCCAAAGGAGCCACCTTCATCGCGCGGGTACCCGGCGCCGTCGGCGAACGAGCGGTTTTTTGA
- a CDS encoding HAD family hydrolase has protein sequence MEASRIGVIFDCDGTLLDSMRVWREAETELARRANVTLSAADTDALTAMTIPECGAFFHERFGLGASGDEVIAMMDELMLAFYRERVLARPGALAFVQGLAERGVRMSVASSSPQPYLQAGLERCGFAPYFDAIVSVDDVGASKREPAVYDRAREAMGTPLATTWGVEDSVYAVHTLNAADYRTLGIYDCDISGTVESLREAAERFIATFEDLDAATFIEWN, from the coding sequence ATGGAGGCATCTCGGATCGGCGTGATCTTCGATTGCGATGGGACGCTGCTCGACTCGATGCGCGTGTGGCGCGAGGCGGAAACCGAGCTGGCGCGGCGCGCGAACGTGACGCTGTCGGCGGCCGACACCGACGCGCTCACCGCGATGACCATTCCCGAGTGCGGCGCGTTCTTCCACGAGCGCTTCGGGCTGGGCGCGTCGGGCGACGAGGTGATCGCCATGATGGACGAGCTCATGCTGGCGTTCTACCGCGAGCGCGTGCTGGCGCGGCCGGGCGCGCTCGCGTTCGTGCAGGGGCTTGCCGAGCGCGGCGTGCGCATGAGCGTGGCTTCGTCGAGCCCGCAGCCGTACCTGCAGGCGGGCCTCGAGCGTTGCGGCTTCGCGCCGTACTTCGACGCCATCGTGTCGGTGGATGACGTGGGTGCGTCGAAGCGCGAGCCCGCCGTGTACGATCGTGCCCGCGAAGCGATGGGCACGCCGCTAGCCACCACCTGGGGCGTCGAGGACTCGGTGTACGCCGTGCACACGCTGAACGCCGCGGACTACCGCACGCTCGGCATCTACGATTGCGACATCTCCGGCACCGTCGAATCGCTGCGCGAGGCCGCCGAACGCTTCATCGCCACCTTCGAAGACCTGGACGCCGCCACATTCATCGAGTGGAACTAG
- a CDS encoding MarR family winged helix-turn-helix transcriptional regulator encodes MDISTFKHELFVVTYDVQKILHETMAPICQQHGLTLQQMHVLMELMRTPGLTAGQLSDQAGILRTNFSSVCRKLEDRGLIERQRSQTDKRSLRLRVTDEGRALLAGIDGEVQRRYGKAFAAEPPETFDTIIEGFQALADFSKKLGR; translated from the coding sequence GTGGACATCTCGACGTTCAAGCACGAGCTTTTCGTGGTCACCTACGACGTGCAGAAGATCTTGCACGAGACGATGGCGCCCATCTGCCAGCAGCACGGCCTGACGTTGCAGCAGATGCACGTGCTGATGGAGCTAATGCGCACGCCGGGATTGACCGCGGGCCAGCTGAGCGACCAGGCGGGCATCCTGCGCACGAACTTCTCGTCGGTGTGCCGCAAGCTGGAAGACCGCGGGCTCATCGAGCGCCAGCGCAGCCAGACGGACAAACGCTCGCTGCGGCTGCGGGTGACCGACGAGGGCCGCGCGTTGCTCGCCGGCATCGACGGCGAAGTGCAGCGCCGTTACGGCAAGGCGTTCGCCGCCGAGCCGCCCGAGACGTTCGACACCATCATCGAGGGGTTCCAGGCGCTTGCGGACTTCTCGAAGAAGCTGGGGCGCTGA
- the pyrE gene encoding orotate phosphoribosyltransferase, giving the protein MEQYKQEFIEFMVESEVLKFGEFTLKSGRKSPFFMNAGAYVTGEQLHRLGLYYARAIHDNFGLDFDVVFGPAYKGIPLSVITVIGLQELYGKEARYCSNRKEVKDHGADAGNLLGSELHDGDRVVMVEDVTTSGKSIDETYPVLKGAADVDVKGLIVSLNRMEVGKGGVVTAQQEVQEKYGFPVASIVSMAEVTECLHNREVQGRVVIDDQVKAALDAYYDQYGVK; this is encoded by the coding sequence ATGGAGCAGTACAAGCAAGAGTTCATCGAGTTCATGGTCGAAAGCGAAGTGCTCAAGTTCGGCGAGTTCACGCTGAAAAGCGGCAGGAAGTCCCCCTTCTTCATGAACGCGGGCGCCTATGTGACGGGCGAGCAGCTGCACCGCCTGGGCCTGTACTACGCGCGCGCCATCCACGATAACTTCGGGCTCGATTTCGACGTGGTGTTCGGGCCCGCGTACAAGGGCATCCCGCTGTCGGTGATCACGGTCATCGGGCTGCAGGAGCTGTACGGCAAGGAGGCGCGTTACTGCTCCAACCGCAAAGAGGTCAAGGACCACGGCGCCGACGCGGGCAACCTGCTGGGCAGCGAGCTGCACGACGGCGATCGCGTGGTCATGGTGGAGGACGTCACCACGTCGGGCAAGTCCATCGACGAGACGTATCCCGTGCTCAAGGGCGCGGCTGACGTGGACGTCAAGGGCCTCATCGTGTCGCTCAACCGCATGGAAGTGGGCAAGGGCGGCGTGGTGACCGCGCAGCAGGAGGTTCAAGAGAAGTACGGCTTCCCCGTGGCGTCCATCGTAAGCATGGCCGAGGTGACGGAATGCCTGCACAACCGCGAGGTGCAGGGCCGCGTCGTCATCGACGACCAGGTGAAAGCCGCCCTCGACGCCTACTACGACCAGTACGGTGTGAAGTAA